One genomic region from Sphingobacterium multivorum encodes:
- a CDS encoding AraC family transcriptional regulator produces the protein MKTLQFNIPVIKGQSITVQEDISESFYPHLHRHQEAQLMWITKGKGVLLVDETLHPFKENDIFFIAAHQAHVFKSVSEDKAGDAARSISIFFDPEGRLKQLFMLGEFESLEQFLSQDSRGFKIPEVDFDMVSKRMLLLKQSEKIDKMMHFFYLLRTLAQISKRTDALCPEPMETVVGSTGKNNRIEKVCHYINTHFKHGLTLESVAERAHLSPQAFCRYFKKHCGITLVGYLNRIRINEVCSQLGKDHLHLENISFIAYNCGFNSITNFNRVFKQIIGCTPKEYILRYDQRYTENSIVSYV, from the coding sequence ATGAAAACGTTACAATTTAATATTCCTGTAATTAAAGGACAAAGCATCACTGTCCAGGAGGATATCTCGGAATCGTTCTATCCACATTTGCATCGTCATCAAGAAGCCCAGTTAATGTGGATTACGAAAGGAAAAGGTGTGTTGCTTGTGGATGAAACCCTCCATCCCTTTAAGGAAAACGATATATTTTTCATCGCTGCTCACCAAGCACATGTATTTAAATCTGTATCCGAGGATAAGGCTGGTGATGCCGCTAGATCCATTTCGATTTTTTTTGATCCGGAAGGGAGGTTGAAACAACTTTTTATGTTGGGTGAATTTGAATCCTTGGAGCAATTTTTAAGTCAGGATTCCAGGGGATTTAAGATTCCGGAGGTGGATTTCGACATGGTATCTAAGCGTATGCTGTTATTAAAACAATCGGAAAAGATCGATAAAATGATGCATTTCTTCTATTTGCTCCGGACACTAGCCCAAATTTCAAAGAGAACAGATGCGCTCTGTCCCGAACCGATGGAGACTGTAGTCGGTTCCACTGGAAAAAATAACCGCATAGAGAAGGTTTGTCATTATATCAATACACATTTTAAACATGGGCTTACTTTAGAAAGTGTAGCAGAAAGAGCACATTTGTCGCCACAGGCATTCTGCCGTTATTTCAAAAAACACTGTGGAATCACCTTAGTTGGTTATCTAAACCGGATACGAATTAATGAGGTTTGTAGTCAATTGGGAAAAGATCATTTACATTTGGAAAATATCTCATTTATTGCTTACAACTGCGGCTTCAATAGCATTACAAATTTTAACCGCGTATTTAAACAGATTATCGGCTGCACACCGAAAGAGTATATTTTGCGCTATGATCAGCGCTATACAGAAAATTCAATTGTTTCATATGTTTAG